The following are encoded together in the Deinococcus soli (ex Cha et al. 2016) genome:
- a CDS encoding acyl-ACP desaturase, whose product MADVMPPNMLNERPRTPAGLLSNREKDRLIERGFLGLYRWYTARSQETRNWNPDRSFDWRSLNKNLPPEVITVLEGFFAVEQYAPDFTSNLVHLVRRSHGRSHFQLRWGSEEEKHADAWENAVLFSGQRSPQWVEEYKDRLKSQTWELPFPDAIHNLVYTVFQERATQLNYLNMMKIAQGRSEKPHLKGVSDPVLAKVAQTIAVDEAAHYNFFLEGVRMYLYYYPEQTLSAIKNVISQFSMPAAQLVPNWEHFFETVYRAGIYGPRDFQRDVMQVAFRNLGIESRKALEEGIRKTREVPDFDGGNFKTTAIWDTFDYGAVEGDVRRLHVKIQDYEKEIGFDAIDPTEFIENPEVPREGPSAADD is encoded by the coding sequence ATGGCCGATGTGATGCCCCCCAACATGCTCAACGAGCGCCCCCGCACCCCCGCCGGGCTGCTCAGCAACCGCGAGAAAGACCGCCTGATCGAGCGCGGCTTCCTGGGCCTGTACCGCTGGTACACCGCCCGCAGCCAGGAGACCCGCAACTGGAACCCGGACCGCAGCTTCGACTGGCGCAGCCTGAACAAGAACCTGCCGCCCGAGGTCATCACGGTCCTCGAAGGCTTCTTCGCCGTCGAGCAGTACGCGCCGGACTTCACGAGCAACCTCGTGCACCTCGTGCGGCGCAGCCACGGCCGCTCGCACTTCCAGCTCCGCTGGGGCAGCGAGGAGGAAAAACACGCCGACGCCTGGGAGAACGCCGTGCTGTTCAGCGGTCAGCGCAGCCCGCAGTGGGTCGAGGAGTACAAGGACCGCCTGAAATCCCAGACCTGGGAACTGCCGTTCCCGGACGCGATCCACAACCTCGTGTACACCGTGTTCCAGGAGCGCGCCACGCAGCTGAACTACCTGAACATGATGAAGATCGCCCAGGGCAGGAGCGAGAAGCCGCACCTGAAGGGCGTCTCGGACCCGGTGCTGGCGAAGGTCGCGCAGACCATCGCGGTGGACGAGGCCGCGCACTACAACTTCTTCCTGGAAGGCGTGCGCATGTACCTGTACTACTACCCCGAGCAGACCCTGAGCGCGATCAAGAACGTGATCAGCCAGTTCAGCATGCCCGCCGCGCAGCTCGTGCCGAACTGGGAGCACTTCTTCGAGACGGTGTACCGCGCCGGGATCTACGGCCCGCGCGACTTCCAGCGCGACGTGATGCAGGTCGCCTTCCGCAACCTCGGCATCGAGAGCCGCAAGGCGCTGGAGGAGGGCATCCGCAAGACGCGCGAGGTGCCGGACTTCGACGGCGGGAACTTCAAGACGACCGCCATCTGGGACACCTTCGACTACGGCGCCGTCGAGGGCGACGTGCGCCGCCTGCACGTGAAGATCCAGGACTACGAGAAGGAGATCGGCTTCGACGCGATCGACCCGACCGAGTTCATCGAGAACCCCGAGGTGCCCCGCGAAGGCCCCAGCGCCGCCGACGACTGA
- a CDS encoding MFS transporter, whose translation MTVPAAAAPAELTPDTTTAQRWRYAIMNFGLTIPAQTTSFLLLYYVDHLKLNPTWAATAMTLFALYNAANNPLIGFLSDRTRSRWGRRIPYVRFGALPSLLLFGLLFSAPFSGTDQPVALLVYFVVMFILWEGFATAVGTGYLALLPEMFRTYRERTDVAWRMNAVQIFGLLVGLALPPLLAGMIGWTAMAWVFAALAAAAIFTGLGGLFERPGSAGRELGFLTALRATFTHRAFLIVVAALTMRFFATGTLAAGMGFYVRYSLGIEGGAATTLLLAGAFVTAGLALYPWRTFIAPRLGPRGTLMLAFGLTAVSLIPLALVNSLVGAAITTVLFGAALAGLILMGDVILADVIDDDELRSGQRREGMYYGMAGFITTLSTALTSQVFGAVTRASGYDPTLTVQPGAVADGFRFFMTIPPITGALLALAILSVYPLHGARLTAMRDALARKRGGQLDAQS comes from the coding sequence GTGACCGTGCCCGCCGCCGCCGCGCCCGCCGAACTGACGCCCGACACCACCACCGCGCAGCGCTGGCGCTACGCGATCATGAACTTCGGGCTGACCATCCCCGCGCAGACCACCAGCTTCCTGCTGCTGTACTACGTGGACCACCTGAAACTGAACCCGACCTGGGCGGCGACCGCCATGACGCTCTTTGCGCTGTACAACGCCGCGAACAACCCCCTGATCGGCTTCCTGAGTGACCGCACCCGCAGCCGCTGGGGCCGCCGCATCCCGTACGTGCGCTTCGGGGCGCTGCCCAGCCTGCTGCTGTTCGGCCTGCTGTTCAGCGCGCCGTTCAGCGGCACCGATCAGCCGGTCGCGCTGCTCGTGTACTTCGTGGTGATGTTCATCCTGTGGGAGGGTTTCGCCACCGCCGTCGGCACCGGCTACCTGGCGCTGCTGCCCGAGATGTTCCGCACCTACCGCGAACGCACCGACGTCGCGTGGCGCATGAACGCCGTGCAGATCTTCGGGTTGCTCGTCGGGCTGGCGCTGCCGCCCCTGCTGGCCGGCATGATCGGGTGGACCGCCATGGCCTGGGTGTTCGCCGCGCTGGCCGCCGCCGCGATCTTCACCGGGCTGGGCGGTCTGTTCGAACGGCCCGGCAGCGCAGGGCGTGAACTGGGCTTCCTCACTGCGCTGCGCGCCACGTTCACGCACCGCGCGTTCCTGATCGTCGTCGCGGCCCTCACCATGCGCTTCTTCGCGACCGGCACCCTGGCCGCCGGGATGGGCTTCTACGTCCGCTACAGCCTCGGGATCGAGGGCGGCGCGGCCACCACCCTCCTCCTCGCCGGGGCGTTCGTGACCGCCGGGCTGGCGCTGTACCCCTGGCGGACCTTCATCGCGCCGCGCCTGGGCCCCCGCGGCACGCTGATGCTCGCCTTCGGCCTGACCGCCGTCTCGCTTATCCCGCTGGCCCTCGTGAACTCGCTGGTGGGCGCCGCGATCACCACCGTGCTGTTCGGCGCGGCCCTCGCGGGCCTGATCCTGATGGGCGACGTGATCCTCGCCGACGTCATCGACGACGACGAGCTCCGCAGCGGACAGCGCCGCGAGGGCATGTACTACGGCATGGCGGGCTTCATCACCACCCTCAGCACCGCCCTGACCTCCCAGGTGTTCGGGGCCGTCACCCGCGCCAGCGGCTACGACCCCACACTGACCGTGCAGCCCGGCGCGGTCGCCGACGGCTTCCGGTTCTTCATGACCATCCCGCCCATCACGGGCGCGCTGCTGGCCCTGGCGATCCTGAGCGTCTATCCCCTGCACGGCGCGCGCCTGACCGCCATGCGCGACGCCCTGGCGCGGAAACGGGGCGGGCAGCTCGACGCCCAGAGCTAA
- a CDS encoding ChbG/HpnK family deacetylase, whose amino-acid sequence MTTSSFNPALAALGFSPGDRVVIFHADDLGMCEATVSGCADLFRAGTLGSASVMTPCAWAPAAADLARDLPDADLGVHLTLNSEWRAYRWAPVSTRAPASGLIDPQGFMHAGVEAVQAQADPAAARAELDAQVSRALDWGIEVSHVDAHMGAAAHPKFLQACLDAALPRGIVPMLPRLDEAGWRSHGLGEAEAAQMAALTRTLAARGVPLVDHLVMLPLHVGGDHLPLIEEILTGLPAGLTHFILHPARDTPELRAICGDWAGRVANHAAFLSPDFPAVLARSGVKTTTYRALQRTLRGQA is encoded by the coding sequence ATGACCACCTCTTCCTTCAATCCGGCCCTGGCTGCCCTGGGGTTCAGTCCCGGCGACCGGGTCGTGATCTTCCACGCCGACGACCTGGGCATGTGCGAGGCGACCGTCAGCGGCTGCGCCGACCTGTTCCGCGCCGGGACGCTCGGCAGCGCCTCGGTGATGACGCCCTGCGCGTGGGCGCCCGCCGCTGCCGACCTGGCCCGCGACCTGCCCGATGCGGACCTGGGCGTGCACCTGACCCTGAACAGCGAGTGGCGTGCCTACCGCTGGGCGCCCGTCAGCACCCGCGCCCCTGCCAGCGGCCTGATCGACCCGCAGGGTTTCATGCACGCCGGCGTGGAGGCCGTGCAGGCCCAGGCGGACCCGGCAGCTGCCCGCGCTGAGCTGGACGCACAGGTGAGCCGCGCCCTGGACTGGGGCATCGAGGTCTCGCACGTGGACGCGCACATGGGGGCCGCCGCGCACCCCAAGTTCCTCCAGGCGTGCCTGGACGCCGCCCTGCCCCGAGGAATCGTGCCGATGCTCCCGCGCCTGGACGAGGCCGGGTGGCGCTCGCACGGCCTGGGTGAAGCCGAGGCCGCGCAGATGGCCGCGCTGACCCGCACGCTGGCGGCGCGGGGCGTGCCCCTCGTGGATCACCTCGTGATGCTGCCGCTGCACGTGGGCGGGGACCACCTTCCGCTGATCGAGGAGATCCTGACGGGCCTCCCGGCGGGCCTGACGCACTTCATCCTGCATCCGGCGCGGGACACGCCCGAACTGCGCGCCATCTGCGGCGACTGGGCGGGCCGCGTGGCGAACCACGCCGCGTTCCTCTCGCCGGACTTCCCGGCCGTGCTCGCGCGCAGCGGCGTGAAGACCACCACGTACCGCGCGCTGCAACGCACCCTGCGGGGGCAGGCGTGA
- a CDS encoding peroxiredoxin: MSLVGQPAPDFTLPASTGEQITLSSYRDQKHVVLVFYPLDFSPVCSMQLPEYSGRQDDFADAGAVVLGVNRDSVHAHKAWAAEYGIEVPLLADMKLDVAREYGVAIDDRGISGRAVFLIDRSGVVRYQHVEEKTGDYTVRPEAVLAKIREL; encoded by the coding sequence ATGAGCCTCGTCGGACAGCCCGCGCCCGATTTCACCCTGCCTGCCTCCACGGGCGAGCAGATCACCCTGAGCAGCTACCGCGACCAGAAGCACGTGGTGCTGGTGTTCTACCCGCTGGACTTCAGCCCGGTGTGCTCCATGCAGCTGCCCGAGTACTCCGGCCGTCAGGACGACTTCGCGGACGCGGGCGCCGTGGTGCTGGGCGTGAACCGCGACAGCGTGCACGCGCACAAGGCCTGGGCGGCCGAGTACGGCATTGAGGTGCCGCTGCTGGCCGACATGAAACTCGACGTGGCCAGGGAGTACGGCGTCGCCATCGACGACCGCGGCATCAGCGGCCGCGCCGTGTTCCTGATCGACCGGTCGGGCGTCGTGCGCTACCAGCACGTCGAGGAGAAGACCGGGGACTACACCGTGCGCCCCGAGGCGGTCCTGGCGAAGATCCGCGAACTCTGA